The genomic DNA TGATGTAATGTCTTAATCCTACAGTCAGCAGCAAAGGTTCATATCCTGAATCCTACTCTAAGTTCTTTTTGTCCTAACTTCACACTTTAAATGGTCCcgacaaaataaataacagaatattttcctgttttcagttGGCAGGATGCTCTTACAGGATCAACACCGTGGACTCAGAGTCAGCAGCAGAACGTGGAATGGAGATTCTTAGtctactttgttgttgttgatggaaTGAACAGGCTGGCACTCGGCTGGGCATGAAgacgagagggaggaggaggaggaggaggtggaagaacGTGTTTTGGTGGTAGAGGCAGAGAGTTCCTCGGGTTTGTGTTTCCCATGCAGGGCGATTGCAGCCAGAATGCTGATGATGTGCACGTGGAAGTACATAGACCtggaaaacaagaagaagaagaaaaataggGGAGGTAGCTTTGTCATTAATGTGCTCTAAGTGAATGTGCTATCCAGTAGCAAAATATGCAATGACAAAGTAGAGCAAgccaaaaacatattttgccaaAATCTATCAATTGGAAAACTATTAAGTTCTTCACATAGAAGGAATTCTTGGCTCCTTTGCTCTTTTTGAACTGAATACATTTCATGAGCCAGAAAGGGGGAACTGCTTGCAAAgtagcttttattttaaaatgtggtaaTGGTACGAAAAGAATGCAAATTCAATGTTACTTTTTATCAGTCACACTAGAAATAAGATAGAAAACTCAAGAAGTAGTGATCCTCTGTTTGTTGTGAATAAAATGGTTTATAAGATCTGAATTAAACCATCTGATCCATCCAAGGATGTAGAATATAGTTTACTtgtgcaggagaggaggagcatgTTCAAAACGTTCTGTCACTACAGATGtttattcaataaaaacaagtgaCCTACAGACGTGTAAATGATGACATTAACAGTATATGAGGTGGATGTCCACTTGAATGCTGCAAGTAATGTGTTTCCAATGAGAGGAAGGCTCATTATGACAGTTACATACCGGTAATATACCAAAGTTGGCTCGACTGCAAGGAGCAGAAAAGGCATGACCGTGTAGCAGATGGCCAGCTGGGTGGCTGCCCAAGTTAGGACATCGTAACCCAGCTTCAAGCCTCTGAAGCCCAGGAAGTAGTGGCGAACAGACTTCCTGACCTGGTCAGAAGAGACAGACAAACCGAGGGGTGGATCAGAGGAAAAGATTTGacacatacagaaacaacaTATTTAAGCTAGACTGCTACAAAGGTAAATAGCAAATAAACAAATTAGCAGTTCTAATAAAAAGTTGTCTACAGTGTTGggaaattataaaaatgtaaagatacaATTGAACCACAATTAAagtattggggggggggggggggggggggtagagcaCTCACAGTTCGTGCTGCCATTGTGATGGGGATGGCAGTGAGAAAGGTGAAATAGTACCCTGGATAAACACCGTGCCAGAGGGCAGACAGTAAGAAGGTTAGTGCCAGCCTGTGCTTCGGGGCTCTGTCATAGCACACCCTGAGGAGAGAAGTGGAATCAAACATATTAAAATGAGTACATGTTGTCCAACTGTGAGTGCTTGCGGTCTGCAGTTCAAAATTGAAGCACCCACGTTTTGAGCCAAACTCCTGTCCGGATATTCCAGTTGTCTATAAAGGTCTTGAAGCTGGTTGCGGTctgaaaacagttaaaaacaaatcagtgttTGTGCTAAAATCTTTTTTCATTGTCATCCTTTGCATAACATGATTTAGCATATCAAATGAATGGAGTATAGAGACcctatgttgtgtttttaagcaCGTGAAATATTTATAGTACCTCAATCCCCAAGATGTTGACGTTGCATATGAGGTTCCAAGATGGCTTTCCATTTACCTCCATTCCCAAGAAACCATAACCTGCAGCGTTGTTCACCGCATCAGCTTGACaagacagagggaaaaaaatcacatgactTCCATGGCAATAACAATGCTGCTTATGTGTTCAGTCATTACACAATTAGTCAGACAATTAGCTAattacactgaaacacacacacacacacacttctcaccCAGCGTCCAGGCGAAGTAGAATTTGGGCCTTGCTGCTTGTATGGAGAAGAAGGCGTAGGTGAGTCTGGTGAGGAAGGGGGCGTGGTTTACAAAATCGGGGTCAACGTTGTAAGCTATGGGCAAGGCCCGAGTCACAGTGAGGAAGGAGAGCATGCAGCCACTGCAAACTAGCAATTTCTGACAGACAGcgagctgcagagagaacagATGGTCGGTGAGCAGAGTCACATTAGACATGTTGACCAATGGGCTGTCCAAGTCAAGTCAACAACCAACACAGCAGCTGACTAGGCTTCAAAAACAGATGTAAGTAATGTAACAATCCCCGGCTCCGCAAAAGGACGCTGTAGGTGAGGGACCAATTAAGTCTATTCCATTCATTAAATATATTCAATGCATTCAGGCTATTTTACAagtagtctgtttttttttggtggaaTGGTTTGTCACCAATATACATTTCTCACAGAAACTATGAAACCTCAATATAGTTTATTTTGCTCAACTCGAGCCTATTGAAGACAGCATAGAGAATTTAAAATTTTAGTGCtaaccttttcttttaataCACAAAACGAAAGCACATAAATCACCTGATATATCAAAAGCGGTCTAGATAGAAGACAGACATTTTTGAAACTGTTGGAAGAACAGTTCCAGGTTATCCTGTGACATTAAGTCCATCGAGTTCTTTGACTTACCAGAGGCGAAGGGTCCGGTATTTTATCGAAGCCATTTTGCCCATTACAAGTCTCAGAGTGCCGCCTGAGCCTTCTGCTGATGTGTCTGCCCTCTATGAAGTCGATGTAGTCGTTATAATCATTGCAGGGTCCCACCAAAACACTCAGGAAGTTAAGATTGTAACTCAGGTACTCGATGAAAGAAGGCCTCACACTGCAGAGAATCAAAATATGATAACAGTGTTCATTTCATGTGCATAGCaacaatgtgtgtttatgtcttttaATTTGAGGGCAAATAGAATAGCATGCCATTTATTTCATTAgatctgttttattgtttgaatgaaataaaaatgtttttgttttttt from Labrus mixtus chromosome 11, fLabMix1.1, whole genome shotgun sequence includes the following:
- the mboat1 gene encoding lysophospholipid acyltransferase 1; translated protein: MGDTTFTTTGSRWLLPVSEFLRFPLDQVNFLACQLFALIAAFWFRLYLSPGHANPLVRHAVATLLGIAFLIFCFGWYSAHILTVVVASYLIIVQADINNVHRYTMVTAMGYLTACQVSRVFIFNYGILSTDFSGPLMIVTQKITTLAFQLHDGMCKKPEELTPEQRLLSISVRPSFIEYLSYNLNFLSVLVGPCNDYNDYIDFIEGRHISRRLRRHSETCNGQNGFDKIPDPSPLLAVCQKLLVCSGCMLSFLTVTRALPIAYNVDPDFVNHAPFLTRLTYAFFSIQAARPKFYFAWTLADAVNNAAGYGFLGMEVNGKPSWNLICNVNILGIETATSFKTFIDNWNIRTGVWLKTVCYDRAPKHRLALTFLLSALWHGVYPGYYFTFLTAIPITMAARTVRKSVRHYFLGFRGLKLGYDVLTWAATQLAICYTVMPFLLLAVEPTLVYYRSMYFHVHIISILAAIALHGKHKPEELSASTTKTRSSTSSSSSSLSSSCPAECQPVHSINNNKVD